The proteins below come from a single Pradoshia eiseniae genomic window:
- a CDS encoding PTS lactose/cellobiose transporter subunit IIA: MQGGNELIQALYLCGEDCSSTAIEAFAAANAGEIELAHKKLKEADDSFNYGRAIQLSIIKNMDGRENREKVVAENYLLLAMNMNDMIREYVKRL; the protein is encoded by the coding sequence ATGCAAGGAGGAAATGAATTAATTCAGGCCTTATACTTATGCGGAGAGGACTGCAGCAGTACGGCCATTGAAGCCTTTGCAGCCGCAAATGCAGGAGAAATCGAGCTAGCCCACAAGAAATTGAAAGAGGCGGATGACTCGTTTAATTATGGACGAGCCATCCAGTTGTCTATTATCAAAAACATGGATGGCAGAGAGAATCGTGAAAAGGTTGTTGCTGAAAACTATCTGCTTCTGGCCATGAACATGAATGATATGATTCGTGAATACGTGAAAAGGTTATAA
- a CDS encoding YitT family protein, which yields MVKKHKKAPFWKLLLRFLFITIGAVLMAVSLEYFLVPNSVVDGGITGISIILSEVTKVQLGIFIFVINLPFLYLGYKQIGKTFALSTAYGIVILSLSTALFHHAEPFTDDRILAVLFGGLILGLGVGTVIRAGGSLDGTEIVAILFSKKMRLPVGQIIMFINFFIFIIAGFVYGWDSAMYSMFTYYIAAKVMDIVVEGLNESRSATIISKEYEEISQAIQDRLGRSTTFLYAKGGYLQEDTQMIYCVLTRLELTKLKDIVHDIDENAFIAIENVADVMGGNFEKKNIH from the coding sequence GTGGTAAAGAAACATAAAAAAGCTCCGTTTTGGAAGCTGTTATTAAGATTCCTGTTCATAACGATTGGTGCCGTCCTCATGGCGGTATCACTAGAGTACTTTTTAGTGCCGAACAGCGTGGTGGACGGAGGGATAACAGGTATATCGATTATCTTATCTGAAGTAACTAAAGTACAATTAGGGATCTTTATCTTCGTGATAAACCTTCCATTCCTCTATTTAGGGTATAAACAGATTGGTAAGACCTTTGCCTTGTCTACCGCATACGGAATTGTCATTCTTTCTTTGAGTACCGCTCTTTTCCACCATGCCGAACCGTTTACGGATGACAGAATTCTGGCTGTTCTGTTTGGCGGATTAATTTTAGGTCTTGGGGTTGGTACAGTCATTCGTGCCGGCGGATCGCTTGATGGGACGGAAATAGTCGCCATTCTCTTTTCGAAGAAAATGCGTTTGCCAGTCGGACAGATTATCATGTTCATCAACTTCTTCATCTTTATCATCGCTGGGTTTGTGTATGGATGGGATTCTGCTATGTACTCCATGTTTACGTATTATATAGCTGCTAAAGTGATGGATATCGTTGTTGAAGGTCTGAATGAATCCCGTTCTGCCACAATTATTTCGAAAGAGTATGAAGAAATCTCTCAAGCCATCCAAGACCGTTTGGGCCGATCCACCACCTTCCTTTATGCAAAGGGCGGTTATTTGCAAGAAGATACACAAATGATTTATTGCGTTCTGACGAGGCTGGAATTGACCAAGCTGAAGGATATCGTGCATGATATTGATGAGAATGCTTTTATAGCCATTGAAAATGTAGCAGATGTCATGGGCGGTAATTTCGAGAAGAAGAACATCCATTAA
- a CDS encoding small, acid-soluble spore protein, alpha/beta type, whose protein sequence is MARRTKIMIPESRQALDRLKAQIAHTDDPEKAKYEIAKEKNIPLAHGYNGKITAEDAGKIGGALGGGMVKELTRMAMEQLRINPPKN, encoded by the coding sequence ATGGCAAGAAGAACAAAAATCATGATTCCAGAATCAAGGCAAGCTCTCGACCGCTTAAAAGCACAAATCGCCCATACGGATGATCCAGAAAAAGCAAAGTATGAAATTGCTAAAGAAAAAAACATTCCGCTTGCACATGGCTATAATGGCAAAATCACCGCGGAAGACGCCGGGAAAATTGGCGGAGCGTTAGGCGGAGGCATGGTAAAGGAATTAACGAGAATGGCTATGGAGCAATTAAGAATTAACCCGCCAAAAAACTGA
- a CDS encoding MarR family winged helix-turn-helix transcriptional regulator, giving the protein MTNQEVILDQLEEWLVPVIRGLISELYELKDLGITGSQFHLLNTIHKEKVSNVKRLAEELDVKSSAITVMLERLVQSGLVSRVQDESDRRSVLVTLTDAGEEVLVKAKNYSRDILMNYARLLDEDEQVIIQRVIKKFADYQSVKKSHSSNN; this is encoded by the coding sequence TTGACTAATCAAGAGGTTATTTTAGACCAGTTGGAAGAATGGCTTGTACCAGTTATTAGAGGGCTGATTTCTGAACTATATGAGTTGAAGGATTTAGGGATTACTGGTTCGCAATTCCATCTTCTCAATACGATTCATAAGGAAAAAGTGTCCAACGTGAAACGTTTGGCAGAAGAGTTGGATGTAAAGTCTAGTGCGATTACCGTTATGCTTGAGAGACTGGTACAGAGTGGACTTGTATCTCGTGTTCAAGATGAGAGTGATCGCCGTTCGGTGCTAGTGACCTTAACCGACGCAGGGGAAGAAGTATTGGTTAAGGCTAAGAATTACTCAAGGGACATTCTGATGAATTATGCGAGATTATTGGATGAGGATGAACAAGTCATCATTCAAAGAGTAATCAAGAAATTTGCGGATTATCAATCCGTCAAAAAGAGTCACAGTAGCAATAACTAA
- a CDS encoding gamma-glutamyl-gamma-aminobutyrate hydrolase family protein yields the protein MKDKPIIGLTSNLYEVEGIESTIIYLQYSEAVKKAGGIPIIFPLGDEDIAKVWISMVDGVLLTGGIDVHPKFYGEEPSENLGVTDERLDKSDLAVIKEARKQKKPLFGICRGSHLINVALGGTLHQHLDDEDPIRNLDHLTDVERPETVHEITVEKDTRFHEILKKDKAKVNSFHHQGVKKLGGGLRCAAKAEDGLIEAFEGKAEPIIGTQFHPEELSEHDFSMERLLKYFVSMCK from the coding sequence ATGAAAGATAAACCAATTATCGGATTAACAAGTAATTTATATGAGGTAGAAGGTATTGAAAGTACAATCATCTACTTACAATATTCAGAGGCTGTAAAGAAGGCGGGAGGAATTCCAATTATTTTCCCGCTCGGTGATGAGGATATCGCTAAGGTATGGATTTCCATGGTCGATGGTGTATTGCTAACGGGCGGCATTGACGTTCATCCGAAGTTTTATGGAGAGGAGCCTAGTGAAAATCTCGGTGTAACAGATGAAAGGCTGGATAAATCGGATTTAGCCGTTATTAAAGAGGCAAGGAAGCAGAAGAAACCCCTCTTTGGGATTTGCAGGGGCTCCCACTTAATTAATGTTGCTCTTGGCGGAACTCTCCATCAGCATCTTGATGATGAAGATCCTATCCGTAATCTTGATCACTTAACCGATGTTGAGAGGCCTGAGACGGTTCATGAAATAACCGTAGAAAAGGATACCCGATTCCACGAAATCTTGAAAAAGGATAAGGCGAAGGTGAACAGCTTCCATCATCAAGGGGTAAAGAAACTGGGCGGTGGCTTGAGATGCGCTGCTAAGGCGGAAGACGGCTTAATCGAGGCCTTCGAGGGAAAAGCTGAGCCAATCATTGGGACGCAATTTCACCCTGAGGAATTGAGCGAGCATGACTTCAGTATGGAGAGATTGCTGAAGTATTTCGTGAGCATGTGTAAATAA
- a CDS encoding MFS transporter: MKKLTKQEKSWAMYDWANSAYSIVVVTAIFPLYFKASANEAGLAASTSTAYWGYANSIATLLVSILAPMLGTIADFKGFKKRFFTFFFLLGILFTMLLAVVPFEQWFFLLACFILTSIGFAGANIFYDAFLVDVTTEERMSKTSAYGYATGYIGSTIPFVIGIGLIMSAQMELIPLSLTVAMQAAFFITALWWGLFTIPFLKNIEQVYYISPVPNPVRASFKRLYQTFKNIQSYKSLFLFLLAYFFYIDGVHTILTMSTAYGTDMGLSSTTLLIVLFVTQVVAAPFSLLYGKLAGKYNEKNMILFGIIIYTLICIYAFFMDSAIDFWILAMLVGSSQGGIQALSRSYFAKLVPKESSNEFFGFYNIFGKFAAITGPFLMGVTTQITGQSNMGVFSLIILFVIGAVILIKVPAQQKAPAVPATDFSPPNQP, from the coding sequence ATGAAGAAATTAACCAAGCAGGAGAAGAGCTGGGCCATGTATGACTGGGCTAATTCTGCCTACTCTATCGTTGTCGTGACGGCAATCTTCCCGCTCTATTTCAAGGCTTCAGCCAACGAGGCTGGTCTGGCCGCTTCAACTTCAACCGCTTATTGGGGCTATGCTAATTCAATAGCGACCTTACTTGTTTCAATTTTAGCCCCCATGCTCGGAACAATCGCTGACTTTAAAGGTTTCAAGAAACGGTTCTTTACGTTTTTCTTTCTATTAGGTATCCTCTTCACAATGCTTCTCGCAGTCGTTCCATTTGAACAATGGTTTTTCTTGCTCGCCTGTTTTATCTTGACGTCCATTGGCTTTGCAGGAGCCAATATCTTTTATGATGCATTTCTCGTGGATGTCACGACAGAGGAGCGCATGAGCAAGACATCGGCATACGGATATGCGACCGGATATATCGGAAGCACCATTCCCTTTGTGATAGGGATTGGCCTAATCATGTCCGCTCAAATGGAGCTGATTCCCCTTTCATTGACGGTTGCAATGCAGGCCGCTTTCTTCATTACGGCCTTATGGTGGGGGTTGTTTACCATCCCTTTTTTAAAGAATATCGAGCAGGTATACTATATCAGCCCAGTTCCAAATCCAGTTAGAGCGAGCTTCAAACGGTTGTACCAAACATTCAAAAACATACAATCCTATAAAAGCTTATTCCTTTTCCTGCTGGCTTACTTCTTCTACATAGATGGCGTCCATACAATCCTCACGATGTCGACGGCTTACGGCACGGATATGGGATTGAGCTCGACTACGCTGCTTATTGTTTTATTTGTTACCCAAGTAGTGGCCGCCCCCTTTTCCCTCCTATATGGGAAACTAGCAGGGAAGTACAATGAAAAGAATATGATCCTATTTGGCATCATCATCTATACGCTCATCTGCATCTATGCTTTTTTTATGGATTCAGCTATCGACTTCTGGATTTTAGCCATGCTAGTCGGCTCCTCCCAAGGGGGGATACAAGCGCTAAGCCGCTCCTATTTTGCGAAACTTGTACCAAAGGAATCCTCCAATGAGTTTTTCGGATTCTATAATATTTTTGGTAAATTCGCCGCCATTACAGGTCCCTTCTTAATGGGGGTGACTACACAGATAACTGGCCAATCAAATATGGGCGTATTCAGCCTTATCATCCTCTTTGTCATCGGGGCAGTGATTCTCATAAAGGTTCCAGCTCAACAGAAAGCACCCGCTGTACCAGCGACGGATTTCTCACCGCCCAATCAGCCGTAA
- a CDS encoding DUF6442 family protein, with the protein MKNKKIKIYLALTVLAAIFVAIGKFVITGNTIPGLLIGIGAGLFGLSLAQIIVIAIAEKNPEYKRKASIEEKDERNIAINNNAKAKGFDAMGYILTILMLIFVFLNADLSIILLLVFAYLLVYGVFIFYLYKYSKEM; encoded by the coding sequence ATGAAAAATAAAAAGATAAAAATATATTTAGCCCTAACAGTTTTGGCAGCAATCTTTGTTGCTATTGGAAAGTTTGTAATTACAGGAAATACGATACCTGGACTTCTTATTGGGATTGGAGCTGGACTATTTGGTCTTAGTTTGGCTCAAATAATTGTAATTGCGATTGCTGAAAAAAATCCAGAATATAAACGAAAAGCTTCAATTGAAGAAAAAGATGAAAGAAATATCGCTATTAATAATAACGCAAAGGCAAAAGGTTTTGATGCAATGGGTTATATTTTAACCATACTAATGCTGATTTTTGTTTTCCTGAATGCAGACTTATCAATTATCCTTTTACTTGTCTTTGCTTACTTACTTGTGTACGGTGTGTTCATCTTTTATTTATATAAATATTCTAAGGAAATGTAA
- a CDS encoding alkaline phosphatase family protein produces the protein MKRLTARMLVISFDCLSALDYPLIRDLPHFREVLSKGSLAPRVKTIYPSLTYPCHTTIVTGRYPKNHGIIHNTLIQPGRHSPDWNWYRSKISGTTLYDEANKAKMKTAALLWPVTGRAQINYNLPEIFPNRWWQTQLLVSLFSGTPAYQWELNKRFGHLRNGIKQPELDDFVLASSVHTIEAYQPDLMMVHFTDLDSMRHYHGFSSPEATAAIKRLDERLGAILGALKRKKLYDETTIIVLGDHSALDENKAIHMNVLLKENSWLSVNHRSQISKWRVYCKSCDGSAYIYIKDKKDKTLKTQVKAFLYSLQQNPANGIEDVLSGNEAARMGADPECSFMLEARRGFYFLDDVSEDFIEPIQEHDEQKKHILATHGYSPNKADYHTIFMASGKGIKKDVTVSHIDLVDIGPTLAALLGLDLGKTDGHVVKEFLTIE, from the coding sequence TTATATCCTTTGATTGTTTATCAGCCTTGGACTATCCGCTTATTCGTGACCTTCCTCATTTTAGGGAGGTGCTCTCAAAGGGATCATTAGCTCCAAGGGTAAAGACCATCTATCCCTCACTTACATATCCATGCCACACAACCATAGTGACTGGCAGATACCCGAAGAATCACGGAATTATCCATAATACGCTTATCCAGCCAGGACGCCATTCTCCTGACTGGAATTGGTACCGGAGTAAAATCAGCGGCACGACCCTTTATGATGAGGCAAATAAAGCAAAGATGAAGACAGCCGCCCTGCTTTGGCCTGTTACAGGGCGGGCCCAAATCAATTATAATCTGCCGGAGATCTTTCCGAATCGCTGGTGGCAAACTCAACTGCTTGTATCTTTGTTCAGCGGCACGCCCGCCTATCAATGGGAGTTGAATAAACGGTTCGGACATTTACGTAATGGGATAAAACAGCCGGAGCTAGATGATTTTGTTCTTGCCTCTTCGGTCCACACAATCGAAGCATACCAGCCAGACTTGATGATGGTTCATTTCACGGATTTGGACTCCATGCGTCACTATCACGGCTTTTCCTCACCAGAGGCGACGGCTGCGATAAAGCGGCTTGATGAGCGGCTTGGAGCGATATTAGGTGCTTTGAAGAGAAAGAAGCTTTATGATGAGACGACCATTATTGTGCTCGGAGACCACAGTGCTTTAGACGAGAATAAAGCCATCCATATGAACGTCCTATTAAAAGAAAACAGCTGGCTTTCTGTCAATCATCGCAGCCAGATTTCGAAATGGCGGGTTTACTGCAAATCATGTGATGGCTCGGCATATATTTATATAAAAGATAAAAAGGATAAAACCTTAAAAACCCAAGTTAAAGCCTTTTTATATTCACTGCAGCAAAACCCAGCCAACGGAATAGAAGATGTTTTAAGCGGCAACGAGGCCGCCAGGATGGGGGCTGACCCAGAGTGCTCCTTTATGCTCGAGGCCAGACGGGGATTTTATTTTCTAGATGATGTTTCAGAAGATTTTATTGAACCAATTCAAGAGCATGATGAGCAAAAAAAGCATATATTAGCAACTCATGGTTATTCGCCTAATAAAGCTGATTATCATACTATTTTCATGGCATCTGGAAAAGGAATCAAGAAAGATGTAACGGTTTCTCACATAGATTTAGTCGATATCGGTCCGACATTAGCTGCCTTGCTTGGCTTAGATTTAGGTAAAACAGATGGACATGTAGTTAAAGAGTTTCTGACCATTGAATGA
- a CDS encoding helix-turn-helix transcriptional regulator, giving the protein MKNRLAELRKKHGIKQEELADRLEVSRQTIGSLENGRYNPSIILAFKIARLFEVSIEDIFIYEESEENEK; this is encoded by the coding sequence ATGAAAAATAGACTTGCTGAGTTGAGAAAGAAGCACGGCATCAAACAGGAGGAGTTAGCAGATCGCTTAGAAGTCTCTCGCCAAACCATTGGCTCACTTGAAAACGGTCGTTATAATCCCTCTATCATTTTAGCTTTTAAAATCGCTCGACTGTTTGAGGTCAGTATTGAAGACATTTTTATTTATGAGGAGAGTGAAGAAAATGAAAAATAA
- a CDS encoding NUDIX hydrolase: MKGRDTLYKYTLCFLKRKDEILMLNRDFAPVQGLWNGIGGKMKEGETPLDCIIREIDEETGISIKPEEVTFKGIITWETDLGYQDGLYVFLADIPSATHYETPQKTAEGILDWKKISWLLAPGQLGAGEMIPHYLLNVLNCREPLKHVCILQDKKLISYEFTHLS, encoded by the coding sequence TTGAAGGGGAGAGATACTTTGTATAAATACACCTTATGTTTTCTAAAAAGAAAGGACGAAATCCTTATGCTGAACAGGGATTTTGCCCCTGTTCAAGGATTGTGGAACGGTATCGGCGGAAAGATGAAAGAAGGCGAAACTCCTCTGGACTGCATCATAAGAGAGATTGATGAAGAAACAGGTATTTCGATAAAGCCGGAAGAAGTCACCTTCAAAGGAATCATCACATGGGAAACAGATCTTGGTTATCAAGACGGCCTTTATGTTTTCTTAGCTGATATCCCTAGTGCCACTCACTATGAAACACCCCAAAAGACAGCTGAAGGGATACTGGATTGGAAAAAGATTTCATGGCTGCTAGCCCCCGGCCAGTTAGGTGCCGGAGAAATGATTCCTCACTATTTGCTGAATGTATTAAACTGCCGTGAACCATTAAAGCATGTCTGCATCCTTCAAGACAAAAAATTAATAAGCTATGAATTCACCCATCTGAGTTAA
- a CDS encoding acyl-CoA thioesterase — protein sequence MHNEAKKVKDSLTYLTDLILPADTNHYGTVFGGKVMAYVDKIAGIAAMRHCRKPVVTASGDSLDFHAPIKSGEAINLEAFVTWAHKTSMVVYVKVEGENLMTGERRLTSEAYLTMIAVDEAGRPSPVPAIIPETELEISLYKRAEERYFDRKKQTK from the coding sequence ATGCATAATGAAGCGAAGAAAGTCAAAGATTCGTTAACGTATTTAACCGATTTGATCCTGCCTGCTGACACAAACCATTATGGGACGGTATTTGGCGGAAAGGTAATGGCGTATGTCGATAAAATTGCCGGCATTGCTGCGATGCGTCATTGCCGCAAACCTGTCGTGACTGCTTCAGGAGATTCATTAGATTTCCATGCCCCTATCAAGTCAGGGGAAGCCATTAATCTTGAGGCATTTGTCACATGGGCTCATAAAACATCCATGGTTGTCTATGTGAAGGTGGAAGGAGAAAATCTTATGACAGGTGAGCGCCGCTTGACCTCTGAGGCCTATCTAACGATGATTGCTGTCGATGAAGCGGGCAGGCCATCACCGGTACCGGCTATCATTCCGGAGACAGAGCTTGAAATCAGCCTGTATAAACGCGCCGAAGAACGCTACTTTGATCGAAAAAAACAAACAAAATAG
- a CDS encoding exodeoxyribonuclease III, producing MRLVSWNVNGLRACVGKGFLEVFQNLDADVFCVQETKLQEGQIALELEGYHQYWNYAVKKGYSGTAVFTKEKPKSVSYGIGKDEYDVEGRAITLEFESYYLVNVYTPNSQRDLARLGYRLVWEDLLKDYLLELGEKKPVILTGDLNVAHSEIDLKNAKSNRGNSGFTDEERQKMTELLESGFVDSFRHLHPELTDHYTWWSYMSRVRERNIGWRIDYFIVQSSIADKIKAASIHSEIMGSDHCPISVEIDL from the coding sequence ATGAGATTAGTGTCATGGAATGTCAACGGCTTAAGAGCATGTGTGGGGAAAGGCTTCTTGGAGGTCTTTCAAAACCTTGATGCAGATGTGTTCTGTGTTCAGGAAACAAAGCTTCAGGAAGGTCAAATTGCCCTCGAGCTAGAAGGATATCACCAATACTGGAACTATGCGGTTAAGAAAGGGTATTCCGGAACAGCCGTATTTACTAAGGAAAAGCCAAAGTCAGTTTCTTATGGAATCGGCAAGGATGAATATGATGTTGAAGGCAGGGCCATAACCCTTGAGTTCGAAAGCTACTACCTCGTAAATGTCTATACGCCTAATTCACAGCGGGATTTGGCGAGACTTGGATATCGCCTCGTTTGGGAAGATTTATTGAAGGATTATTTACTGGAGCTTGGCGAGAAGAAGCCAGTTATTCTTACTGGAGACTTGAATGTGGCCCACTCTGAAATTGATTTAAAAAATGCAAAATCCAATCGGGGCAATTCAGGATTCACCGATGAGGAAAGGCAAAAGATGACGGAGCTCCTTGAATCAGGATTTGTTGATTCATTCCGTCATTTGCACCCGGAATTGACTGATCATTATACATGGTGGTCGTATATGAGCCGCGTTCGCGAACGTAATATCGGCTGGAGAATTGACTACTTCATCGTGCAAAGCTCAATTGCTGACAAAATAAAGGCAGCCAGCATCCATTCGGAAATTATGGGTAGTGATCATTGCCCGATTTCGGTGGAGATAGATTTATAA